A stretch of the Leopardus geoffroyi isolate Oge1 chromosome B2, O.geoffroyi_Oge1_pat1.0, whole genome shotgun sequence genome encodes the following:
- the LOC123609514 gene encoding uncharacterized protein LOC123609514, with amino-acid sequence MRRLRHRDEAPSMTLQIFRKVVAAGVLRRSLGTGQRPGRGPCRSSLTSQSGIPACELHVVGGRREDSGGGWIFSDRKALSRRNPVNAMNVAKPSVTSRTLWSTVELMVEKSLLNATSVGKPSAEAHTFSNIRELTLERSRMNAVSVERLSAGVLTLVYTGGSTRERNRMNAVRAGKPLAEALTSVSISELTPKKDLTNVTSVGKPSVTGQP; translated from the exons atgaggagactgaggcacagagatgaagCACCTTCCATGACGTTACAGATCTT CAGGAAGGTTGTGGCAGCCGGGGTGCTCCGCCGGTCACTCGGCACGGGTCAGCGTCCCGGGAGAGGGCCTTGCCGCTCTTCCCTTACGAGCCAGT CAGGAATCCCAGCATGTGAACTGCACGTGgtcggagggaggagggaggacagcgGCGGAGGCTGGATCTTCAGTGACCGAAAAGCCCTGTCTAG AAGAAACCCTGTAAATGCAATGAATGTGGCAAAGCCTTCAGTTACCAGTCGGACCTTATGGTCCACAGTAGAACTCATGGTGGAGAAAAGCCTTTTGAATGCCACGAGTGTGGGAAAACCTTCAGCCGAAGCACACACCTTCTCGaacatcagagaactcacactggagagaagccgTATGAATGCGGTGAGTGTGGAAAGGCTTTCAGCCGGAGTACTCACCTTAGTCTACACCGGAGGATCCACACGGGAGAGAAACCGTATGAATGCGGTGCGTGCGGGAAAGCCTTTAGCCGAAGCACTAACCTCAGTCAGCATCAGCGAACTCACACCCAAGAAAGACCTTACAAATGTAAcgagtgtgggaaagccttcggTGACCGGTCAACCGTAA